A single genomic interval of Prochlorococcus marinus XMU1406 harbors:
- a CDS encoding DUF751 family protein, protein MGEFFSNVARYPKYLISIIVGGLVALLEPLFKNRSNPLTIVGLISSVLSAFITVYFVLQAMTNPINLQP, encoded by the coding sequence ATGGGCGAATTTTTCTCTAATGTTGCAAGATATCCAAAGTATTTGATATCCATCATTGTTGGGGGACTTGTTGCTTTGCTTGAACCTTTATTCAAAAATAGATCAAATCCACTCACAATAGTAGGTTTGATATCTTCTGTCTTAAGTGCTTTCATAACTGTTTATTTTGTCTTGCAAGCGATGACAAACCCAATAAATTTACAACCATAA